GTTATTTTTGTCATGCAGATAGGTAGCGCCTTATCAATAAACTGGGAGAATTCTTATTTAGCTGCGATTGTTAATGCCTGGTATGGTGGACAAGCTGCAGGAGAGGCTGTTGCAGATATTCTATTTGGAGATTATAACCCTGCGGGACGTTTACCAATTACCTTTTATTGCTCAGATAATGATCTTCCTCCTTATAATGATTACAGTATGAAAGGACGTACATATCGTTATTTTACAAAAGAAACATTATATCCATTTGGGTACGGTTTAAGCTACACCAACTTTTCTTACTCCGGTTTAAAAGTACCAGATAAAATCATCACAGGGAAAGATGTATCTGTCAGTGTCGATGTAAAAAATATCGGAAAAATGGATGGCGATGAGGTTGTTCAGCTTTATTTAATCCATCATTCATCTGATTCAACTATACCAAGATGTGCTTTGAAAGGATTTAAGCGCATTTCATTGAAAAGAGGAGAGTCCAAAACTGTAAGTTTTAACTTAACTCCTGAAGACTTAAGTCTTGTTTCATCAAATGGAAGATTAAGGCAAATTCCTGATAAAGTCTCTGTTTTCATTGGTGGAGGTCAACCACATACTATAGGTGGAATAAATGGAGTCTTTTCTGACACAAAAATATTAGGGCCTGTTTTCTATTGCAATTAATGTTCCTTTGTCTTTCAATTAGTATAGGCCCATTAAATGAATAGTATTTATCATTTTATGAAACGATTGTGCGAATGAATGATAAGCTAATTTAATATCTTTGGAAATCCTTGATAAGGATTATAACTTAATTATTAGACTATGAAAATACAAACTTTAATACTGAACCTACTTACATTCAGTCTGATTTCATGTTCTTCTTCTCAGAAGGTCCCTTTCGTGCAAAAGAATACTCCGGTGATTTTTTCTAAAGTTAGAATCACTGATAATTTCTGGCAGCCTCGTCTCAAAACCCATGCTGCTGTCACCTTAAAGGCGTGCATTAATCAATGCGAGAACGAGACTCAACGCATAAAGAATTTCAGTATCGCTGCAGGGATGGAACAAGGTAAGTTCAAAGGTTTTTTTTATGATGATTCGGATTTATATAAAATGATAGAAGGTGCATCTTATTCTTTAATGAATAATCCAAATCCTGAATTGGAAAATAAACTGGATAATATTATCTCAAAAATTGTAGGTGCTCAGTTAAAAGATGGGTATCTAATGACTTATTTCATTTTAGGAGATCTAAATAAGCGATGGACCGACATGGATAAGCATGAAATGTATTGTTGTGGTCATTTAATTGAAGCTGGAATTGCGTATTATAATGCAACGGGGAAAAGGTCATTGCTTGATGTCGCTATAAAATATGCCAATCATATTGATTCTGTTTTTGGCCCAGGTAAACGCGACTGGGTTCCCGGTCATCCGGAAATTGAGCTTGCTTTGATAAAGCTATATCGTGTTACAAATGAAAATAAATATCTAAAACTGGCAAACTGGTTGTTGGAAGAGCGCGGTCATAACAAAGGAACTTGGGATCCAGCAGATAAGGATTATTATCAGGACCTTAAACCTGTTAAAGAACTTTCCAAGATCAGTGGACATGCAGTTCGGGCAATGTACTTGTTTACCGGTATGGCCGATTTAACTTCAATTACATCGGATACAAATTATATACAAGCTTTAGATCGCTTGTGGAATGATGTTGTTTATACTAAAATGTATTTAACAGGCGGAATTGGTTCATCACGTAAGAATGAAGGATTTACTGAGGATTATGACCTGCCGAATGAAGAAGCATACTGTGAAACATGCGCTTCCGTTGGCATGGTCTTTTGGAACCAACGAATGAATATGTTGAGAGGAGACGGCAAATATGAAGATATTCTGGAAAGATCACTGTATAATGGAGCACTTGCAGGCACTTCTCTTTCAGGAGATCATTTCTTTTATGTGAATCCCCTGGCTTCTTCAGGCAATCACCATCGCAAACCATGGTACGGAACTGCATGTTGCCCAAGCCAGATATCTCGTTTATTACCTTCAATAGGTAATTATATTTATGCAACATCTAATGATGCTGTATGGGTTAATCTTTATATTGGAAGTGAAACAATAATCCCAATCAGGGGTAATAATATTAAGTTTATACAAACTACTGATTATCCCTGGAACGGCGATGTTCAAATTAAAATAGAGACAGAACAGAAAACTCCTTTCTCTGTAAAGTTGCGTGTGCCTGGATGGTGTAAGAATTACTCACTATTAGTAAATGGCAAACGTGTAAATGCCCAAAATGATAAACAGTACTTATTGATTAAACGTACCTGGAAATCAGGAGATATTATTCAATTTTCAATGGATATGCCTGTTGAAGTCGTTGAAGCAGATCCCCGCGTAAAAGCAAATATAGGAAAAAGGGCTTTGCAGCGTGGCCCCATAGTATATTGTTTGGAAGAATGTGACAATCCCGATTTTGTCAATTGTCGGCTTTCTAAGCAAACAACCTATACGTCTGTTTTTAATAAAGAGTTGTTAGGTGGTGTGGCAACTATCTCTGCTACAAATAAAGACAATACATATCATTTCGTACCATATTATGCATGGGATAATCGAAAACCTGGTAAGATGAAAGTATGGGTTGATTATAAAGAATAATTTAACATCGATATTAAGAAGAATATTATGAAATTAAGAATATTGATATTTGTTTTTTCCCTTTTATCTTTGTCCGAAGTCTGCAATTCACAGGCTTTAAAGGCCGTCAGGGTTTCTACTTCAGAAAATAAAGGTTTACAAATTGTTAATTTCAATGGCTTTCAACAGCCAGGTTATGATTTACCCTTAATATCGGTTCGCATTAATGGGGAATGTTGCTCTTCGCTGAATGCTCGTCCTGCGGATAATGAAAAAGCTGTGTTAAAAGGGAAGCTGGCATTGTCTGCTGATAATATTAAGCCCTTAAGAACAGGCGGAATTGTTTTACAATTAAGCATCCGAAATATTTCATCAGATACTATAACCGTTTCAAATATCGTGCCT
The Bacteroides sedimenti genome window above contains:
- a CDS encoding glycoside hydrolase family 127 protein, with translation MKIQTLILNLLTFSLISCSSSQKVPFVQKNTPVIFSKVRITDNFWQPRLKTHAAVTLKACINQCENETQRIKNFSIAAGMEQGKFKGFFYDDSDLYKMIEGASYSLMNNPNPELENKLDNIISKIVGAQLKDGYLMTYFILGDLNKRWTDMDKHEMYCCGHLIEAGIAYYNATGKRSLLDVAIKYANHIDSVFGPGKRDWVPGHPEIELALIKLYRVTNENKYLKLANWLLEERGHNKGTWDPADKDYYQDLKPVKELSKISGHAVRAMYLFTGMADLTSITSDTNYIQALDRLWNDVVYTKMYLTGGIGSSRKNEGFTEDYDLPNEEAYCETCASVGMVFWNQRMNMLRGDGKYEDILERSLYNGALAGTSLSGDHFFYVNPLASSGNHHRKPWYGTACCPSQISRLLPSIGNYIYATSNDAVWVNLYIGSETIIPIRGNNIKFIQTTDYPWNGDVQIKIETEQKTPFSVKLRVPGWCKNYSLLVNGKRVNAQNDKQYLLIKRTWKSGDIIQFSMDMPVEVVEADPRVKANIGKRALQRGPIVYCLEECDNPDFVNCRLSKQTTYTSVFNKELLGGVATISATNKDNTYHFVPYYAWDNRKPGKMKVWVDYKE